The DNA segment TAGAAAAAATAAGGAAGAATTCCTAAGTTGGACGATGTTGCCGATGACAAACTTGATGAACTTGAAAAAATCTGGTGTGGTAATTACAAGAATCATGAAGAAGAAATTATCTCCTTCTTGGAAAACATCTGAAACGACAGAATTAAAAACTGCGGCATTCCCTTGGGAGTGCCCTTTTGCTCAAAAAATTATAGTTTGTATAGGAACTTAATTCGGAGGTTTCATGTCGTCAGAAATCAGAGTCTATAAGGGTCACTACGCCAGTGGTACGGCTGTAGCCTGCGTTGATAGGCCCAACGATTTGCCTCTCTATGTATTGGCCTTTGTGGCGACGCTGTTTTAACATCTCTCGAAAAGAGTCCCTGTAAGATAAAAAAAGACCGTCTTTCAAAGGCGGCTTTTTTAGCTGTGATCTGCTGGTCTGATCTTTTCAGTCAAAATGGTGGGTGTCGAAAAGGATATCCTCAAGAAGAAGGCCGATGAACAGTGTCCCACCAAGGATAAGAATTGACCAAAATCCAAAGTAAAGTACGAAAGTAATTCCTGCGATCCAGCCAAATAATTTTTTTAGAAGTCCGCCATCATCGAAAATCATAATGACCTCTATTTCCAGTTGTCCTACAATCAATATACGTTCAAAAATCCTAAACGGTTCTCCAGTTTATCATTTTATGGGGGGGGACAGTTGTTTGGCTGCCCAAGAAGCTCTCTTGACATGGCTGGTAGATGTTAATATATTTTCGCTACCACCTTTTGGTGCGTTGCCGGGCCATGGCCTGTTTAGCCTAGCCCTAGTTTAGTATATGAACATTATCCTGTAAGGAGAGGGCTATGGCAAGACCGATTAAGGAAACCCCAATTCTTTTTGGTGAAGACGCCCGGCGCTTTGAAGCGCTCATGAAAGCAAATAAGAAAAATCCAGCAGAGCGGGAACGCTTGCTCGGAGTTTATCGTATCGCGTTGGATATGCTTAAGCGTGGAGAAGAATCGCAGCGAAGGGAGGAACTTGCGTGCAATGCAAAGTAGATTTTTCGCAAATTGAAATAAGAAAACTTAAGGGGTGTGAACTCGTTTCCGGCTTTGATTGCGGTGACGAGGATTTGAACGATTTTATTCAGAACGAGGCTTCCCTATATCGTCAAAGTCTTTTGGCGGTCAGTTATGTACTCGTTGAAAAGAATGCTCCTGAGAAGCCTTTGGCGTTCTGCAGCGTTGCGAATGATAAGGTTGCGCTTGGCGATTTTGCGAATAGTACTGAGTTTAATCGTTTTCGCAAAAAACAGGGATTCCCTCAATCAAAAAGATTGAAAAGTTACCCTGCGGTTAAGCTTTGCCGTTTGGGTGTTTCTAATGAGTTCAAGGGTGAAAATCTTGGAACCTTTATACTGGATTTTGTTAAGATGTTTTTTACGCAGGATAACAAGTCTGGATGCCGGTTTCTTACGGTGGATGCCTACATTGCGGCGATTCCTTTTTATGAAAAGAATGGGTTTAAAAAGCTTGGGTCGAAAAACGAGGGTGATCCTAGAACACGCCTCTTGTTTTACGACCTAAATGAAATTGCGGCCTAACTTCTCAAAAGGGTTTTTAAGGGGTGTCCCCTTAGGGGTGGGGGTAGCGTAAAATTTTGCGCCGCCTGCTTTTGGGGGTGAATTGCGCAAAAGTTGAAGCGAGGGGGCGGCTGCCCCCTTTTTATTTTCAATTTGACAAGCGACCCTTGCATTTAGTACGGCTCAATCATGTCATTTCACGCAAGTGTGAATGTCGCGATGTTCGCCTTTTGCTAAATTTTGCCTCGTATTTAATAGGGGGCTGTATGCCCCGAGGTAAACAATGGCAAAGTTATTCCGCGAAGTACAAAAGGAAGAAACCTTCCCGCAGATCGAAGAGCGCGTGCTCGGATTGTGGGATAAGGATGATAGCTTTAAGAAGTCTCTGGACAGCCGTCCGGAAACTGCACCCTATACTTTCTACGATGGCCCTCCGTTTGCAACTGGCCTTCCGCACTATGGTCACTTGCTGGCTGGTACCATCAAGGATATCGTTCCCCGTTACTGGACCATGAAGGGCAAGAAGGTTCCCCGCGGTTTCGGTTGGGACTGTCACGGTCTGCCTATTGAATCTCTGGTGCAGAACGAACTGGGTCTGGCTGGCGTTGCCGAAATCCAGAACCTGGGCGTAGATAAGTTTAACGAAACCTGCCGTAGCAAGGTTCTGAAGTACACCGGTGAATGGCGCAAGACTGTTCGTCGTATGGGCCGTTGGGTGGACTTCGACAAGGGCTACAAGACCATGGACAAGAACTTCATGGAATCTGTGTGGTGGGTGTTCAAGCAGTGCTTCGACAAGGGCCTCATCTATCAGGGCTACCGCATCCAGCCGTACAGCCCGGCTCTTGCAACTCCGCTTTCCAACTTCGAAACCAACCAGGGCTATAAGGACCGTCAGGATCCGTCCTTGACCTTGATTTTCCCGCTGGTTTCCGACGACGCAAAGTTTGCTGGTTCCAACATTCTCGTTTGGACAACTACTCCGTGGACTTTGCCGTCTAACTTCGCTATTGCAGTGAAGGCTGACGCCGAATACGTTTGTGTTGAACAGGACGGCAAGAAGTTCTGGGTCATGGGAACTCGCGCTGGCGCTTACTTCAAGCAGCCCAACATTGTGGACAAGTGCATGGGTTCTGACCTTGCTGGTCTCAAGTACGAAGCTTTGTTCCACATTAGCGACGCTTACGCCACCGCAGAAGAACTGGCCAAGCGTTATACCATCTACGTTGCCGATTTCGTTAGCGACGAAGACGGTGCCGGTGCTGTGCATATCGCTCCTTCCTTCGGTGAAGAAGACTTCCAGCTGGGCGCATCTCTTGGCCTGGGTCTTTTCGACCCGCTGGATACCGAAGGCAAGTTCACCGACAAGGTCCCCATGTGGAAGGGCCTGGGTGCAAAGGAAGCCGACAAGAGCATTATCGCCTACCTCAAGGAACAAGGCCGCGTGTTCAAGCACGAAACCTTCGTTCATAGCTACCCCCACTGCTGGCGTACCGGCGTGCC comes from the Fibrobacter sp. genome and includes:
- a CDS encoding GNAT family N-acetyltransferase encodes the protein MQCKVDFSQIEIRKLKGCELVSGFDCGDEDLNDFIQNEASLYRQSLLAVSYVLVEKNAPEKPLAFCSVANDKVALGDFANSTEFNRFRKKQGFPQSKRLKSYPAVKLCRLGVSNEFKGENLGTFILDFVKMFFTQDNKSGCRFLTVDAYIAAIPFYEKNGFKKLGSKNEGDPRTRLLFYDLNEIAA